A region of Ramlibacter agri DNA encodes the following proteins:
- a CDS encoding 3-hydroxyacyl-CoA dehydrogenase/enoyl-CoA hydratase family protein yields the protein MYKEHEANAAVAAKAPKASRFQVKKVAVLGAGVMGAQIAAHLVNVKVPVVLFDLAAKEGPKNGIVLKAVENLKKFKPSPLGVPEDAALIQAANYEENLALLGECDLVIEAIAERMDWKLDLYKKIAPHVAKHAIVASNTSGLSITRLSEALPESIKPRFCGIHFFNPPRYMYLVELIATPTTQPEILDHLETFVTSGLGKGVVRAKDTPNFIANRVGIAGMLATMREVERYGLSFDVVDDLTGKKLGRASSGTFRTADVVGLDTMAHVIKTLQDTLNADTDPFYGSFGTPEVLKTLLEMGNLGQKAKAGFYKKVGRDVLRFDLASKQYVPGGQKADEVYGRMLKKPAAERLKLLRNATGPQGQFLWAILRNSFHYAAVHLASIAETARDVDQAMRWGFGMKQGPFELWQEAGWLQVAQWIQEDIAAGKTLSNAPLPDWVFKGPVAEAGGVHTEQGSWNPSASRFEPRRVLPVYQRQLFPELLLGEAGPRFQSAGTTLHEDKNIRLWTLDDEVLIASLKTKMHVISPEVCEGLQQAVETAEKEFQGLVIWSGDEPFSAGADLESTLPAFIAVGVAAIEDAEGFMQQTMLRLRYASVPVVSAIRGLALGGGCELGLYSAKRVAHMESYIGLVEVGVGLVPGAGGLTYIARRAAENAATSTDKDLLKFVTEGFTAAAMAKVGTSALESRKLGYLLESDIVVPNKDELLYVAVQQAKSMADSGWRAPLKRMFPVGGRSAKATIQGQLVNMRDGGFISRHDFHIASLIAGVVTGGDVDANTMVTEEYLMTLERRAFCELVQHPKTQERILGMLSTGKPVRN from the coding sequence ATGTACAAGGAACACGAAGCCAACGCCGCCGTGGCCGCGAAGGCGCCCAAGGCGAGCCGCTTCCAGGTGAAGAAGGTCGCGGTGCTGGGCGCCGGCGTGATGGGCGCGCAGATCGCCGCCCACCTGGTCAACGTCAAGGTGCCGGTGGTGCTGTTCGACCTGGCCGCCAAGGAAGGGCCGAAGAACGGCATCGTCCTCAAGGCCGTCGAGAACCTGAAGAAGTTCAAGCCCTCGCCGTTGGGCGTGCCCGAGGACGCCGCGCTGATCCAGGCGGCGAACTACGAGGAGAACCTGGCGCTGCTGGGCGAATGCGACCTGGTGATCGAGGCGATCGCCGAGCGCATGGACTGGAAGCTCGATCTGTACAAGAAGATCGCGCCGCACGTGGCGAAGCACGCCATCGTCGCTTCCAACACCTCCGGCCTGTCGATCACCAGGCTGTCCGAGGCGCTGCCCGAGTCCATCAAGCCGCGCTTCTGCGGCATCCACTTCTTCAACCCGCCGCGGTACATGTACCTGGTGGAGTTGATCGCCACGCCGACGACGCAGCCGGAGATCCTGGACCACCTCGAGACCTTCGTCACCTCCGGGCTGGGCAAGGGCGTGGTGCGCGCCAAGGACACGCCGAACTTCATCGCCAACCGCGTCGGCATCGCCGGCATGCTGGCGACGATGCGCGAGGTGGAGCGCTATGGCCTCAGCTTCGACGTCGTCGACGACCTCACCGGCAAGAAGCTGGGCCGCGCATCGTCGGGCACCTTCCGCACGGCGGACGTGGTGGGCCTGGACACGATGGCGCACGTCATCAAGACGCTGCAGGACACGCTGAACGCGGACACCGACCCGTTCTACGGCAGCTTCGGCACGCCGGAAGTGTTGAAGACGCTGCTGGAGATGGGCAACCTGGGCCAGAAGGCCAAGGCGGGCTTCTACAAGAAGGTCGGCCGCGACGTGCTGCGCTTCGACCTGGCGAGCAAGCAGTACGTGCCGGGCGGCCAGAAGGCCGACGAGGTCTACGGTCGCATGCTGAAGAAGCCGGCGGCCGAGCGCCTGAAACTGCTGCGCAATGCGACCGGCCCGCAAGGCCAGTTCCTGTGGGCGATCCTGCGCAACAGCTTCCACTATGCGGCCGTGCACCTGGCGTCCATCGCCGAGACCGCGCGCGACGTCGACCAGGCCATGCGCTGGGGCTTCGGCATGAAGCAGGGCCCCTTCGAGCTGTGGCAAGAGGCGGGTTGGCTGCAGGTGGCGCAGTGGATCCAGGAAGATATCGCCGCGGGCAAGACGCTGTCGAATGCGCCGTTGCCGGACTGGGTCTTCAAGGGCCCCGTCGCCGAAGCGGGCGGCGTGCACACCGAGCAGGGTTCGTGGAATCCGAGCGCGAGCCGGTTCGAGCCGCGCCGCGTGCTGCCGGTGTATCAACGGCAGCTGTTCCCCGAACTGCTGCTGGGCGAAGCCGGTCCGCGCTTCCAGAGCGCGGGCACGACCTTGCACGAGGACAAGAACATCCGGCTGTGGACCCTGGACGATGAAGTCCTGATCGCCAGCCTGAAGACCAAGATGCACGTCATCAGCCCCGAGGTCTGCGAAGGGCTGCAGCAGGCGGTGGAGACGGCGGAGAAGGAGTTCCAGGGGCTGGTGATCTGGTCGGGCGATGAGCCCTTCAGCGCCGGCGCCGACCTCGAGTCCACGCTGCCAGCCTTCATCGCCGTGGGAGTGGCCGCGATCGAAGACGCGGAAGGTTTCATGCAGCAGACCATGCTGCGCCTGCGTTATGCGAGCGTGCCGGTGGTGTCCGCGATCCGCGGGCTGGCGCTGGGCGGCGGCTGCGAACTGGGGCTGTATTCGGCCAAGCGCGTCGCGCACATGGAAAGCTACATCGGCCTGGTCGAAGTGGGCGTGGGCCTGGTGCCGGGCGCCGGCGGCCTGACCTACATCGCGCGCCGCGCGGCGGAGAACGCCGCGACGAGCACCGACAAGGACCTGCTGAAGTTCGTCACCGAAGGCTTCACGGCCGCGGCGATGGCCAAGGTGGGCACCAGCGCGCTGGAGTCGCGCAAGCTGGGTTACCTGCTGGAGAGCGACATCGTCGTCCCGAACAAGGACGAACTGCTGTACGTGGCCGTGCAACAGGCCAAGTCCATGGCGGACTCGGGCTGGCGCGCGCCGCTGAAGCGGATGTTCCCGGTCGGTGGCCGCAGCGCCAAGGCGACGATCCAGGGCCAGCTGGTGAACATGCGCGACGGCGGCTTCATCAGCCGCCACGACTTCCACATCGCCTCGCTGATCGCCGGCGTGGTGACCGGCGGCGACGTCGACGCGAACACGATGGTCACCGAGGAATACCTGATGACCCTGGAACGCCGCGCCTTCTGCGAACTGGTGCAGCACCCGAAGACGCAGGAGCGGATCCTGGGGATGCTGAGCACGGGGAAGCCCGTTCGGAATTGA
- a CDS encoding acetyl-CoA C-acyltransferase yields MSKQIQDAYIVAATRTPIGRSHKGFFRNTRPDDLLATVLKAAMAQVPGLDPHAVEDIICGCAIPEGPQGLNVARIGAVLAGLPKSVGGITVNRFCASGLAAVQMAADRIRVGEADVMIAAGTESMSMVPMMGNTPSLSPTIFSDPDDIESYGIAYGMGLTAEKVAQQWKVSREAQDQFAYQSHMKAVAAMQAGEFAREITEVAVDERSLDLESADVSIATRKVNLDEGARPDTTVEALAKLRPVFAARGSVTAGNSSQTSDGAGALILASEAAVKRFGLQPLARFVSYASRGVPPHIMGIGPIEAIPAALKSAGLKHQDIDWIELNEAFAAQSLAVINTLGLDPSKVNPMGGAIALGHPLGATGAIRSATVVHALQRKNLKYGMVTMCVGMGQGAAGIFERV; encoded by the coding sequence ATGAGCAAACAGATCCAGGACGCCTACATCGTCGCCGCGACCCGTACGCCTATCGGCCGGTCGCACAAGGGTTTTTTCCGCAATACGCGGCCCGATGACCTGCTGGCCACCGTGCTGAAGGCGGCCATGGCGCAGGTGCCGGGGCTGGACCCGCATGCGGTGGAAGACATCATCTGCGGCTGCGCCATTCCCGAAGGCCCGCAAGGCCTGAACGTGGCGCGCATCGGCGCCGTGCTCGCCGGCCTGCCCAAGAGCGTGGGCGGCATCACCGTCAACCGCTTCTGCGCCTCCGGCCTGGCCGCCGTGCAGATGGCCGCCGACCGAATCCGCGTCGGTGAAGCCGACGTGATGATCGCCGCCGGCACCGAGAGCATGAGCATGGTGCCGATGATGGGCAACACGCCTTCGCTGTCGCCCACCATCTTCTCCGACCCGGACGACATCGAAAGCTACGGCATCGCCTACGGCATGGGCCTCACCGCCGAAAAGGTGGCGCAGCAGTGGAAGGTGAGCCGCGAAGCGCAGGACCAGTTCGCTTACCAGTCGCACATGAAGGCCGTGGCCGCCATGCAGGCCGGCGAGTTCGCCCGCGAGATCACCGAAGTGGCGGTGGACGAGCGCAGCCTCGACCTGGAATCGGCCGACGTGAGCATCGCCACCCGCAAGGTGAACCTGGACGAAGGCGCGCGCCCCGACACCACCGTCGAAGCGCTGGCCAAGCTGCGCCCCGTGTTCGCCGCGCGCGGCAGCGTCACCGCCGGCAACAGCTCGCAGACTTCCGACGGCGCTGGCGCGCTGATCCTCGCCAGCGAGGCCGCCGTCAAGCGCTTCGGCCTGCAGCCGCTGGCGCGCTTCGTCAGCTACGCCAGCCGCGGCGTGCCGCCGCACATCATGGGCATCGGCCCGATCGAGGCGATCCCGGCGGCGCTGAAGTCGGCGGGCCTGAAGCACCAGGACATCGACTGGATCGAACTGAACGAAGCCTTCGCCGCGCAGTCGCTGGCCGTGATCAACACGCTGGGCCTGGACCCCAGCAAGGTCAACCCCATGGGCGGCGCCATCGCGCTGGGCCACCCGCTGGGCGCGACCGGGGCGATCCGCTCGGCGACGGTGGTGCATGCGCTGCAACGCAAGAACCTGAAGTACGGCATGGTCACGATGTGCGTGGGCATGGGGCAGGGCGCGGCCGGGATCTTCGAGCGCGTCTGA